The Gammaproteobacteria bacterium genome includes the window GATGATCGTACTTGCCGCCGATCGGGCTGCGGCCGATCACCTGCTTGCGCTCCTCTGCCGTTGCTGGACCGATACGCGAAGTTGGTGGGCAGATCAGTGCACGCTGCACGACGCCAGGGATGCCCTTGGCGTCCAGCAGCGAAACCAGAGCTTCACCGACGCCCAGTTCGGTGATAGCCCGTTCTGTGTCGAGCATCGCGTTGGTACGCAATGTCTGGGCGGCGGCGCGTACTGCCTTCTGATCGCGCGGTGTGAAGGCACGCAGGGCGTGCTGTACCCGGTTACCGAGCTGGCCGAGGATGGTATCGGGGATATCCAGTGGATTCTGGGTGACGAAATATACACCGACACCCTTAGAGCGAACTAATCGCACTACCTGCTCGACCTGCTGCACAAGCGCCTTTGGTGCGTCGATGAAGAGCAGATGTGCCTCATCGAAGAAGAACACCAGCTTCGGCTTCGCCTGGTCGCCGACCTCTGGCAGCTCCTCGAACAGTTCGGCCAACAGCCACAACAAGAGTGTGGCGTAAGCCTTGGGCGTCTGCATGAGCTTGTCCGCGGCAAGGATGCTGATGACACCATTGCCGGAAAAATCCGTGTGCATCAGATCGGTGAGGCCCAGCGCCGGTTCCCCGAAGAAGCGTCCGGTACCCTGCTGCTCCAGTACCAGCAGCCCGCGCTGGATCGCGCCCACCGATGCGCCACTGATGTTGCCATAGGTGCTCTTCAGTTCTTTGGCGTTGTCACTTATATAGGTGAGCAGTGTGCGCAAATCCTTCAGGTCGAGTAGCAGCAGGCCCTGGTCGTCGGCCAGCTTGAAGGCGATGGCCAGCACTGCTTCCTGGGTATTATTGAGATCGAGCAGTCGGGCCAGCAGTAGCGGCCCCATATCCGAAATGGTTGTACGGATAGGATGTCCCTGTTCTTCGAACAAATCCCAGAACAGCGTGGGGTAGGTGCGCGGTGTGAAATTCGCCAGCCCCACGCGTTGGGCACGCTCCAGCAGCTTGGGTTTGGCCTCTCCTGCCTGACTGATACCGGACAGATCACCCTTCACGTCCGCCATGAACACGGGTACGCCACAGCGCGAGAAGCCTTCGGCCAGTACCTGCAGGGTTACGGTCTTGCCGGTGCCGGTAGCGCCTGCAATCAGCCCGTGGCGGTTCGCCATGCTCATCAACAGATGCAGGGGTGTCTCGCCATGACCGATTTGGATGTGCTCGGAGGTCTCCATGCGATGGCTTCCTTGGTGTTGTGGGGTGCTGTGGCCGTTTGGAATGCAAGGATGTGCCCAGCATCCCCGGCAGGCCGGAGTGGATATCACGCGCCTCGCAAAGTGTGACACAGGTCTCTGGTCGGGTGACCGTGCGCGGCACTTTTGTACGTCCCGTGACGCAGGTCGCTAAGTTTACCGGCTGTCGGTCGACAGATCCGCCAGACGAGCAGAACGGTACGATGCGGCTTGGCCGCGTCCACGAGGCCAGCGACAATGAACGAAGCCATTACAGATATTTCCGAGGAAACAACACGCTGGGAGCGTGTCAAGGCCTTCTGGGCGGCCCTGTCCCAGCGGCTGATCGAGCATCATCCGAAACCCTTTCTGGGGGTGGCCATCGTTGTGGCACTGATCGGTTATGCGGTACCACTGCTGTTTCCCGTGGCGATGCTGGCGCTGATCTTCGGGTTCGTCACTGCGCCCCTGGAGGGCGGGCTGGCCGCCCTCCAGGGGCAGTGGATCACGTTGTCCCTGCTGGCCCTGTGTGTGACATTCACCGTGTCGCTCTGGCGTCTGCGGGTGGGTGATCCCATAGGGGAATCGCTGACTGCCGAGCAGGCCCCGGCGTTGTTCGCGCTCGTCGATGAGATCCGTTCGGCGTTCCAGGCACCGGTGATCAGCGACATCCACCTGTCAGATGATGCCCGACTCACGGTACATCGGGTGCCGCGCACCGGCTATCCGTTCCTGTTCCGTCATGTGCTGGTGGCAGGGATGCCCACCCTCCAATGTCTGACGCTCGATCAGTTCAAGTGTCTGCTGGCCGCCTGTGTGGGTGAATTGTCCGCTGTACGCACGGATGTGGCCGGCTGGATCAGCCAGTTGGCCCGTACCTGGCGCCAGTATCGAGCAGCGGTCGCCGGGCGCTGGACACCGGCTGCGCTACTGTACCGGGTGTTCCTGTCCGGCTACGCGCCATTGATGACTGCATTGGCCGACCGTCTGGACGGCACCCATCGGCTCAAGCGCGATCACTATGCACTTGAAGTCGCGAGCGATGACCTGGTGGTCGAGATGATCGTCGGTGAAGTGATCATGCAGCGCTTCCTGAAGGAGATCTATTGGCCCACGGTCATGGCGGCGGCCGAGCATTCCGCCACGCCGAATTTCAAGGTATTCCGCAACCTGGAGGCGGTATTCCGCAAACGTGTCAACCCCGACACCGTGCAGACCTGGGTACGCGAGGCCTTCGTCGGCAAGTGGCGTGACAATGCGGGCGATCCGGGCCTGAAGGCGCGGCTGAACGAGGTTGGTCACGGCGATGTCCACTATCATTCTCCGCAAGCCGTCGGCGCAGCCCAGGCGCTCTTCGGTGCGAGCTACCAGTGGCTCATCGACCGCTGCGATGTACGTTGGGCGGGAGAACACCAGGAGGCATGGCGCAGCCGCCACGAAAAGGCCCAGCGTCAATACAGCCGCCTGTACACCCTGCG containing:
- a CDS encoding DUF853 domain-containing protein, which encodes METSEHIQIGHGETPLHLLMSMANRHGLIAGATGTGKTVTLQVLAEGFSRCGVPVFMADVKGDLSGISQAGEAKPKLLERAQRVGLANFTPRTYPTLFWDLFEEQGHPIRTTISDMGPLLLARLLDLNNTQEAVLAIAFKLADDQGLLLLDLKDLRTLLTYISDNAKELKSTYGNISGASVGAIQRGLLVLEQQGTGRFFGEPALGLTDLMHTDFSGNGVISILAADKLMQTPKAYATLLLWLLAELFEELPEVGDQAKPKLVFFFDEAHLLFIDAPKALVQQVEQVVRLVRSKGVGVYFVTQNPLDIPDTILGQLGNRVQHALRAFTPRDQKAVRAAAQTLRTNAMLDTERAITELGVGEALVSLLDAKGIPGVVQRALICPPTSRIGPATAEERKQVIGRSPIGGKYDHPIDRESAYELLERRAQQAVAEMEVRPPTGSGRNNGRTSNRQSVGEAFTKSMARALGSSLGHQILRGVLGTIFKGR